The genomic DNA AGCATGCGCGGCGACGACGACGACACCAGCGGCAACCAGGTGGGCGCCATCCTGTGCAATCTCGGCACCGATGTGGAGGACGCCGAGCGACGCCTGCGCGTCATCGGCGACTCCATGCGCAGCAACAAGAAGGTGTTCTCCCAGCTGCCGAAGATGCAGGCCCTGGCGCTCTCGGCGGTCAACATCAGTGCCCTCGGGCTGGCCATGGTGCCGGGATTCGTGGGTACCACAAGACCACCGTTCAACATCGTGATCTCCAACGTGCCCGGTCCGCGGAAACCCCTGTACTGGAACGGGTCCCGGTTGGACGGTAACTACCCGCTGTCCATCGCACTGGATGGCCAGGCACTCAACATCACGATGGCCAACAACGGGGACAACCTGGATTTCGGTCTGGTGGGCTGCCGACGCAGCGTGCCCCATCTGCAGCGCCTGCTGGGCCACCTCGAGGACTCTCTCAAGGATCTGGAACGATCGGTCGGTGCCTAAACTCAGCGCCGGGCTGCTGCTGTACCGCACCGGCGACGCCGGCCTCGAGGTCCTGATCGCGCACCCGGGAGGGCCGTTCTGGGCACGCAAAGACGACGGCGCGTGGTCGATTCCCAAAGGGGAGTACAGCGCCGGCGATGATCCGTGGGAGACCGCGCGTCGTGAGTTCACCGAGGAGCTGGGTGTCCAGCCGCCGGACGGTCCGCGCCTGGAGCTGGGCGAGGTCCGGCAGTCCGGCGGCAAGGTGGTCACCGGTTATGCCGTGGCAGGCGATCTCGACATCACCGATGCCCGCAGCAACACCTTCGAGATGGAGTGGCCGCCACGCTCCGGGAAACTCCAGCAGTTTCCGGAGGTGGACAGGGTGGACTGGGTCTCCATCGAGGAGGCTCGGGTGAAGTTGTTGAAAAGCCAACTGCCGCTGCTGGACCGGCTCCTCACCGCAGTCGCCTGACGACCGCTAGGGGCAGGTGACCGCGATCTCGAAGGTCTTGGTCATGGGCTGCATGGGATTGGCCATGTCCACGCCGGTGGCGCTGCCGGTGATCTTGTAGGTGTTGCCGTCCTTCTCGGCGGTCGCCTCGCCGCCGGGCAGTCCTTCGGTGTACCCGATCGCGACACCGTTGACGTTGCCCAGGCCGACCTGCTTGACCACCGGCGGATCGGCCTCGGTGACCTGGGCGCCGATGCCCTGCGTGGCGTTGCCGATGGCGATCTGGATGTTGCCGCCGAGGTTGGTGCAGACCGACTGGCCTTCGATGTTCTGCTCCTGGCCGTCGATGGTGACGGTGGCCGACCCGGGCGGCGGGTTGCCCTTGGCGGCATCGGTGGCCGATGTGATCACGCTGGTGGCCGAGCTCGCTCCGCTCTCCACGGTCTCCGACGCCGAGGACATGGTCTCGTTGGCGGATTGATCACCAGAGCAGCCGACCAGGCCGGCGACCGCGATGGCGGCACCGCTGACCGCCAGTCCGATACCGCGTCCCAATTCACGCTTCACCAGGGTTCTCCTTCATATCGGGACCCGTCGACGTTGACGGGCCTGTCAGCAGTATGGGTCGCTGTCGATTTTCGGTCACGGGGATTGCCCAAAATGCGCCGTCTTACGCGTGCAGCCTCAACACGCGACCCTGATCTCGAACGTGCCCTCGGTGCGGAAGCTGGGATTGTCGGTGGCAAACCCGTCGGCGCTGCCCTTGATCCGGTAGGTGCTGCCGGACAGCTCGACACGCGCCTGGCCCCCGAGGTCGAGGTTGTAGCTGCCGGTGAAACCGCCCAGGTCACGGATGTACACCGACTGTGCGGACAGGCCGTCGGCATTGGACACCACCGAGGTGCTGCCCGAGGTCTCGTCCCCGGTCTCGATGGTCATCAGGGGCCCGGCGGCGGTGCAGGCCACCGAGTCCACCTCACCGAGGTCGCGGTCGTTGATGGTGATGGCAGCGGTGCCGGGCGTCAACGCCCCCTGAGGTAGCGGTTGTTGCTCGGGGCCCGACGAGCAGCCCACCGCAGTCAACAGCAACGCCAGTCCCCACGCCGCGCTTTTCACCCGACGAATGTAGCGTGACGGGTGCGTGTTGAATACCTGTTGTGAGAGACGGCTTCTTCTCGGTACGTGACGTCCTGGCCGGCCGACGTGGCCGAACCGGCGTGATCCGCACCCCGCACGGCGACATCGAGACCCCCGCGTTCGTGGCCGTCGGCACCAAGGCCACGGTCAAAGCCGTACTGCCGGAAACCATGAAGTCGCTTGGAGCGCAAGCAGTTCTGGCCAATGCGTACCACCTCTACCTGCAGCCCGGGCCCGCCATCGTGGACGAGGCCGGCGGACTGGGTGCCTTCATGAACTGGGGCGGGCCGACTTTCACCGACAGCGGCGGCTTCCAGGTGCTGTCACTGGGGTCGGGTTTCCGCAAGGTGCTGGCCATGGACACCACCCGCGTGCAGGCCGACGACGTCATCGCCGCGGGCAAGGACCGCCTGGCCAGGGTCGACGACGACGGCGTCACCTTCACCTCACACCTGGACGGCTCGACCCACCGGTTCACCCCGGAGGTGTCCATGCAGATCCAGCATCAGCTCGGTGCGGACATCATCTTCGCCTTCGATGAGTTGACCACGCTGGTCAACACCCGCGCCTACCAGGAGTCGTCGGTGCAGCGCACCCACGAGTGGGCCATCCGCTGCCTGGCCGAGCACCGTCGGTTGGAGAACGAGCGCGACGACAAGCCCAGCCAGGCCCTGTTCGGGGTGGTGCAGGGTGCCCAGTACGAGGATCTGCGTCGCCAGGCCACCCGGGGGCTGGTCGGGCTGCGCGACGCCGAGGGCCGGGGCTTCGACGGCTACGGCATCGGTGGGGCCCTGGAGAAGCAGAACCTGGCGACCATCGTCGGTTGGGTCACCGACGAGTTGCCCGAGGACAAGCCGCGCCATCTGCTGGGCATCAGTGAGCCCGACGATCTGTTCGCCGCGGTGGAGGCGGGTGCGGACACCTTTGACTGTGTGTCGCCCTCGCGGGTCGCCCGCAATGCGGCGATCTACTCGGCGACGGGGCGCTACAACATCACCGGCGCCCGCTACAAACGTGACTTCACCCCGCTGGACCCCGAGTGCGACTGCTACACCTGCGCGCACTACACCCGGGCGTATGTGCACCATCTGTTCAAGGCCAAGGAGATGCTGGCCTCGATGTTGAGCACCATCCACAATGAGCGCTTCATCATCCGGCTGGTGGACCAGATTCGCGCGGCCATCACCGACGGGACGTTCGACGACTTGCGTGAGCACGTCCTGGGGCGCTACTACCGCTCCTGAACTGCGCGGTTTTCCACACGTGCACAATAAGAAGATGACTGGTGCGCCTGCAGATCCCCAGGAGCTCCTCGTGCGGCTGCTCGATCCGGCCAATCGTGCCGATCCGTACCCGCTCTACCGTGAGATCCGCGAGTGCGGGCCGCTGCTGCTGCCCGGGATGAACCTGGCGGTCTTCTCCCGCTACGACGACTGCTTCGACGTGCTCCGCCACCCGGACTCGGCCAGCGACCGGTTGAAGTCCACGGCCGCGCAGCGCGCCATCGCCGACGGTCAACCGGCCCGGCCATTGGGCACGCCGGCCTTTTTGTTCCTGGACCCGCCCGATCACACCCGGCTGCGCAAGCTGACTCAGAAAGCGTTTGCGCCCAAGGTGATCAAGGCGCTGGAGGCTGACATTGCGCTGCTGGTCGACGGGTTGCTCGACAAGGTGGAGGAGGTAGGGCATTTCGACGTGATCACCGACCTGGCCTATCCGCTGCCGGTTGCGGTGATCTGCCGCCTGCTCGGGGTGCCGTTGGAGGACGAACCCGAATTCTCCCGCGCCTCAGCGCTGTTGGCGCGCTCGCTGGACCCCTTCATCACGTTCACCGGTGAGATCCCCGACGACATGGACGAGCGGATGCAGGCGGGGTTGTGGATGCGCACGTACCTGCACGACCTCATCGACCGGCGTCGCGCCGACCCCGGCGAGGACCTGATGTCGCGGCTCATCGCGGCCGAGGAGGACGGCGACCAGCTCACCGAAGAGGAGATCGTCGCCACCTGCAACCTGCTGCTGATCGCCGGTCACGAGACCACCGTCAACCTGATCGCGAACGCGGTGCTGGCGATGCTGCGCGAGCCGCGCCACTGGGCCACCCTGGGCGCCGATCCCACGCACGCGCCGGCCATCATCGAAGAGACCCTGCGTCACGACCCGCCGGTGCAGTTGGTCAGCCGGGTGGCCGCGGCCGATCTGGAGATCAACGGTGTCACCGTGCCGCGGGGGGACACGGCCATCCTGCTGATCGCTGCAGCGCAACGGGATCCGGCGTCGTTCGTCGACCCGGATGTGTTCGATCCCGACCGGGCGGTCACCAGGCACTTGGCGTTCGGACATGGCCCGCACTTCTGCCTGGGCGCCCCGCTGGCCCGGTTGGAGGCACAACTGGCGCTGACGATGGTGACGGCCCGATTCCCGGACGCCCGCCTGGACGGGTCGGCGGAGTACAAGCCGAATCTGACGCTGCGCGGCCTGGCCGCTCAGGCTGTTCGCGTCTGATCCAGCGCCTCGATGACCTCGCGGGCCGCGCGTTCGCCGGCGTCCACCGCGCCCTCCATGTAGGCGCTCCAGTAGGTGGCGGTGTCGGTGGAGGCCCAGTGGATCACACCGATCGGCACCGACAGGGCCGGGCCGTAGGTGGTCCAGACGTGCGGGCCGTGGTTGGCGTTGTAACAGCCGCGGGTCCATTGGCGGTTGGACCATTCGCCGTCGACGTAGGCCAGCGGCTGCGCAGCCGCGGCGCCGTAATGGCGTACCAGTTCATCGGTGAGCAGTTCGCGGCGCTGCTGCTGGGGCAGCGTGCCGTAGGTACGGGCCTCGTCGCCTTCGAGGAACATCAGGATGACGCCGTGGTCGGTCCCGGGGATGCAGGTGTCGTTGGACATCCGCGCCGGGCCGATGTCGGAGATCAGCTGGCCGTTGAAACCGTCTGCCCGCCAGAAGGGCTGGTCGTAGACGAAGAACGCCTTCATGGCCGAGCCGTTGGGCATGCGCTGGGTCAGCTGGTCGCGGACACCGGGTAGGGGAGGGTCGTACATGATGCGCCCGGCCAGCGTCGGGGAGATCGCCACGATCACCCGGCGGGCGCGTGCCACGGTTCCGCCGCGGCACGTCACCGTGACGGAGTCCGCGGTGTGCTCGATCAGCTGGACCGGAGTCTGCAACACGATGTGCTCGGAGATCAACGCTGCCAGCCGGCGCGGAATCTCGCCGGTGCCGCCGACGAACCGGGTGGTCTGCGCGCCACCTTCGGACTCGGCGAACAGCTCCGAGGTCACACCGCAGGTCTGGATGGTGAACAGCAGGTGCAGGAAGGACACCTCGGCGGTCGGCACGGCCAGGATGCCGACGGTGCAGATTTCGAGCAGCGTCCGCGCGACCGGTGAAAGCCCTTGGCTGTCATACCAGAAGCCGGCGGTGATCGCGTCCCACTCCAGTGCCCGCGGGGCGTCCCACGGCGCCTGCACGGGTACTTCCGCGGCCAGCTCGTCGAGCACCCGCAGCACCCGCTCCAGCTCGCCCAGTTCGTCGGCGAACCGGGTGTGGAACTCGTTCTCGCCCAGCACGCCCGTGCCGCACAGCTCGTAGGAGGTCTGCCCCTCGTCGTACTGCGGGTAGGTCTCGACACCCAGTTCGGCGGCCAGGTCGAACATCCGCTGATGGGTGTCACCGATCCACTGGGCGCCGATCTCCACCGGCACCCCGGGCAGCACCTCCTCGGTGAGGATGCGTCCGCCCACCCGGTCATCGGCCTCGAGTACCAGCGGTCGCAGCCCTGCCGCCAGCACAGTGCGGGCGGCGATCATCCCGGACAGGCCGGCTCCGACAATGACGACATCTGCTTCCATGGCGGGCATCCCGCCATCCTGCTACAAGGGGTTCAGGATCCGCTGCAGAAATTGCCGGGTGCGGTCCTCCTGCGGATCGCCCAGCACCTTCTCCGGCGGGCCCTGCTCCAGGATGACGCCGCCGTCGGTGAACAGCACCTGGTTGGACACCTGGCGGGCGAACTGGATCTCGTGGGTGACGATCACCATGGTCCAGCCTTCGACCGCCAGATCTTTGATGACGGAGAGCACCTCGCCGACCAGTTCCGGATCCAGCGCGGAGGTGGGTTCGTCGAACAACACCAGTTTGGGTTTGAGTGCCAATGCCCGGGCGATGCCGACCCGTTGCTGTTGACCACCGGAGAGTTGATAGGGGTACTGGTCTTTCTTCTCGGACAGCCCCACCTGCTCGAGCAGCGTGATGGCGTCGGCGATCGCCTGATCCTTGGGCTGCTTCTGCACCACCACCGGACCTTCGATGATGTTCTGCAGCACCGTCTTGTGCGGAAAGAGGTTGTGGGACTGGAACACAAAGCCGCTGCGGGACCGGAACTGGCGGAGCTGCTGTTTGGACACCGGTTCGGCGAAGTCGATCTCGATGTCGTCGATGCGGATGACGCCGGCGTCCGCGCGGTCCAGTGCGTTGAGGGTGCGCAGCAGGGTGGTCTTGCCCGACCCGGATGGCCCGATGATCGCAGTGGCCGTGCCCCGTTGCACTGTGAACGAGATCCCTTGCAGCACCTTGTTGTCGCCGAACGCCTTCTCCACACCCGCAGCGGTGACGCGGTAATCGATCTCATCGGAGGTCATCGGACCACATACCTTTCCAGCCGGTGCTCCAGGCGGCTCTGGCCGAACGACAACACCAGGCAGATCACCCAGTAGTAGATCGCGGCGGTGCCGTACAGAGCGAAGAACTCGAATGTCGGGGCGGCGATGATCTGCGCCTGCCGCAGCAGCTCGGTGACCAGGATGGTCGACGCCAGCGAGGTGTCCTTCACCAGCGAGATGAGGGTGTTCGACAGCGGGGGCACCGCCACCCGGGCGGCCTGCGGCAGGATGATCCGGCGCAGCGCACCCACGTAGTCCAGGCCGATGGTCTCGGCCGCCTCCCACTGCCCCTTCGGGATGCTCAGGATGGCCGAGCGGATGATCTCCGCGGCGTAACCGCCGACGTTCAGCGAGAACGCGATGACCGCGGCCGGGAAGGGATCGATCCTCACCCCGAATTCGGGCAGCGCATAAAACACGATGAACAACTGAACCAGCAGCGGGGTGCCGCGGATGATCGAGATGTAGAGGCGGGCCACATTGGTCAGCACCACATTCGACGAGAGCCGGGCCAACGCCACGGCCAGCGCGAGCACCAGGCCGATCGCGAAGCTGATGATGGTCAGCGGGATCGTCATGGTGATGGCCGCTTTGGCCAACGGCCACAGGTTGTCGCGCACCAGGTCCAAAGCCGACCGCGTCGGCGGTGGTCCCTGGTCCTGGGCGGCTGGCGCCGTGCCCGTGGCGTCGGCCTTGAGGTAGCGCTGCGAGATCTCGGTGAGTGTGCCGTCGGCGCGCAGCTGGTCGAGGGCGCCGTTGAGTTCGGGCAGGAAGCCGCTGTCTTTGCGGGCGGCGAAACCCTGCTCGCTGCGCTCGCCGGTCTCGGCGGCGATCTTGACCGAGGTGTCCCCGGTTTCGGCGAGGTAGGCGTAGACGGCGATGCTGTCGTTGACCGTGGCATCGACCCGGCCCTGGTTCAGCAGCGTGATCGCCTGGGCGAAACCCTCGACCCCTTCGACGGTGGCACCGGAGTCCCGCGCCACCTGGGCCCAGTTGCTGGTGATCGATTGCGCGGTGCGCTTGCCGCTCAGGTCCTCCAGTGAGGTGATCGAGTCGTCATCGGCGCGTGTGACGATCACTCCCTCGCCGATCGAATACGGCGTCGACAGATCGTATTTGGCTTGCCGTTCCGGGTTGATGGTGACCTCGTTGGCCACCACGTCGAAGCGGTTGGCCTCCAGTGCGGCGAAGATGGAGTCCCACGGGGTCTCCACGAACTCGACCGGCACGCCCAGCTTGTCGCCGACGGCCCGCGCCACGTCCACGTCATAGCCGGTGAGCTCGCCGGTGGTGGGTTCGTGGTAGCTGAACGGCGCGTAGGTGCCCTCGGTGCCGACGCGCAGCACACCGGCGTCCCGGATGGGGGTGGACGCCGGTGCCCCCGTGGCGTCGGCCTTGAGGTAGCGCTGCGAGATCTCGGCGAGGGTGCCGTCGGCGCGCAGTTCGTCGAGCGCGCCGTTGAGTTCGGGCAGGTATCCGCTGTCCTTGCGGGCGGCGAAGCCCTGTTCGCTCTTCTCCCCGACGGTGCCCGCGATCTTGACGGAGGTGTCGCCGGTTTCGGCGAGGTAGGCGTAGACGGCGATGCTGTCGTTGATGACCACGTCGACGCGGCCCTGGTTGAGCAGGGTGATGGCCTGGGTGAAGCCTTCGACGGCCTCGACGTTCGCGCCGGCCTGGCGGGCCACCTCGGACCAGTTGCTGGTGGCGTTCTCGGCGGCGGTCTTGCCGGCGATGTCGGCCAGCGATCGGATCGAGTTGTCGTCGGCGCGGGTGACGATCACGCCCTCACCCACCGAGTACGGCTGCGACAGGTCGTACTTGGCCTGGCGCTCGGGGTTGATGGTGACCTCGTTGGCGACGATGTCGAAGCGGCCGGCCTCCAGCGCGGCGAAGATCGAATCCCAGGGTGTCTCGACGAACTCGACTCGCACCCCGAGTTTCTCGCCGACGGCCTTGGCGACGTCGACGTCGTAACCGACGAGTTCGCCGGTGGCGGGGTCGTGGTAGCTGAACGGCGCATACACACCCTCGGTGCCCACCCGCAGCACACCGGCGGACTTGATGGGGTCGGATTCGCCGCCTGAGGACCCGCCGCACGCCGCGGTGACCAGAACAGCCAGCACGAACACGGCCAGCAGGGCGCGACGGAGATGGTGGCTCACCGGCGCAACGTAACCGCTGGGGCCGCTGCGGCCAAGGCTTCTGCTCACGCGGGCAGGTATACCCACGGTTCGCGCGGAAGGCGCTGCGGGTCGAACTCAGCCAGCATGCCCTCGAGCCGCCGCGCCCGCATACCCAGGGAATCGGCGATCTTCGCCAGCGCCGGCTCGACACCGATCTCGGCCAGCGTCACCGCGCCGTCGCGCTTGGCCAGCCGCTTGCCCTCGGCATTGAGAACCAACGGCACATGGGCGTACGCCGGCTGTGGATGGCCCAGCAGCGCCCCCAGGTACGCCTGCCGCGGCGCAGAGGACAGGAGATCGTCACCGCGCACCACCTGGTCCACTCCTTGGGCGGCATCGTCGACGACGACGGCCAGGTTGTAAGCGGGCACTCCGTCGCCGCGGCGCAGCACCAGGTCGTCCACCACACCGGTGTAGTTGCCGTACAGCAGATCGGTAACGGTGTAGCTGTAGGTGTCCGAGCGCAGGCGCAGCGCGGGTGGGCGGGTGCGCCGTTGCCGGCGCTGCGCGTCGGTGAGGTCGCGGCAGGTCCCGGGGTATGCGCCCTCGGGTGCGTGCGGCGCACGCGGTGCCTGCTGGATTTCCCTTCTGCTGCAATAACATTCGTAGACCAGTCCACGACCCTGCAGTTCCGCGATGACGCCGTCGTAGCGTGCTGCATGAGCGGTCTGGTATTCGGGCGGGCTGTCCCACGTCACCCCGATGGCCGCCAGGTCGGCGATCTGGCGGGCGGCGATGTCGGGGGAGGTGCGGTCGTCGAGGTTCTCGACCCGGATCAGGAAGCGCCGCCCCGACGAGCGGGCGAACAGCCAGGCCAGCACCGCGGTGCGCAGGTTGCCGATGTGCAGGTCGGCCGACGGGCTGGGGGCGAACCGGCCTGCGGGGGCGGGGCGGGTCATCCCTGGAAATCTAGTGCCTGCCCGCGTCCACGCTCAGACCACCGCGCGCAGGCCCTCCCGGGCGGCCGCGATACAGGTGCTCCAGGACTCCGCATCGACGGCGTGCACGGCAGCGTCGCTGGGGAAGGCGCTGGAGATCACCAGGTCGGGAGCCAGCGCCGCCAGCGTGGTCAGACTCTGCAGCAGCGTGGCCGCGTCGCTCATCGGCGGGAGGTAGCCTGCCGCCCAGCGGCCGTCGGCACCGTGGAACAGGGTGTCGCCGGTGAACAGCATCCGGGTCCCGTCAGCGGCGGTCACCAGGTAACAGGTGCTGCCGACGGTGTGACCGGGGGTGGGGATCACCTCGATGCCGTTGTCGTCGACGTGCCGGGTCGACAGCGCGACGTGCACGGACGCGTGTGTGCCGATGGTGGTCTGCTCGGCCGCGGGGGCGTGCAGTCGGGCGCCGAACCGGCCCTGGATGCGGGCCAGTGCCGGACCCGCCTCGTCCTGGTGGGACAGGTACTGATGGGCCACCCCACCCAGCTCGTCGAGGGTGTTGAAATCGGCGTCGGTGGCCGGGCAGTAGAACAACACGTTGCCGTGCGGGCCGCCGGTCCAGAGATAGGCGTGGGTGGTCAGGCCGGGAAACGGGCTGTCGACCTGGGTCTCCCAGAGATCGTGGCGGATGCGCCGCATGGGTTCCTCCTCGTGAGCGGTGGAACCCAGGCTGCACCCTGAACCTCACTTGAGGTCAAGGTCGATGTCAGCTGGCTTTGGTGCTGCTCTGCAGCGTCACCGAGGCGATGTCGGCGGCGGGCACGCCGATGCCGCGGCCGTTGACGGTGACCGCCAACCGGGTGCGATCGCCCCGGAACAGATCGTGGGAGAACTCGCACGGGGCGCCGTCCTGGTCGTAGGCGGTGCGGGTGATCAGCAGCAGCGCGGAGTTCTTCTTGATTCCCAGGAGGGTGGCTTCCTCGGAGGTGGCGTTGACCGCCTCGATGCGCTCGTCGGCACGCGAGGTGACCAGCCCGTACTGCGACTCCAGTACCTCATAGATGGACCCGCCGAGTTGCTGCTCGAGCAGACCGGGGAACCGGTCGGCGGGAAGTTGCGCGCGCTCCAGCGAGATCGGCGAGCCGTCGGCCAGCCGCACCCGCTGGATCTCGACGACGAATTCGCCCTCCTGCAGTTGCAGGGCCTGGGCGGTGGTCCGGTCGGGGATGGCGATCTTGGTCGACAGCACCCGGGTGCCGGCCACATAGCCCTGGCTGGCCAGGAACGCGGGGACACCGACGACGTCGGTGAGGCTGCGTTGCACCTGGACGTGGCTGATGAAGATGCCCCCGGCCCGTCCGATCACCCGCTCCACCAGACCGGCTTCCTCGAGAGCGGCCAGCACCTGGCGCAAGGTGGACCGGCTGGTCGAATACCGTTCGGCGAGTTCGCGTTCACTGCCGAGCTTGGAGCCCGGGGTGCCGGCGTTGACATCGGCGACGAGCTGGCGCCGCAACTCTTCCACTCGCGATGCCACCGCGGCCCCCTGTCATTTGGTCGTACCAAATACTACACCGCGTCACATCGCGGCGATGGCCTCGGCGGATTCGGGCAGGATCTGCCCGCCGTCGACCACCAGCGTCTGACCGGTGACGTAGGACGCTTCGTCGGTGGCGAAGAAGAGGGCGGCGTTGCCGATGTCGGCGGCGCTGCCGAGCCGGCCCGCGGGTACCGACGCTGCCATCGTGGCCATGTACTCCTCACCGAGGTCGATCAAGCCCTCGGTGGCGATGTTGCCGGGCAGCACCGCGTTCACGGTGATGTTCTTCGGGGCCAGTTCCATGGCCGCAGTGCGGAGGAAGCCGAGCTGGGCGGCCTTGCTGGCGCCGTAGTGCGACCAGCCCGGGTAGCCGGTGATGGGTCCGGTGATCGACGAGGTGATGATCACCCGGCCGTGCCCGCTGGCGGTGAGCGCCGGCAACGCGGCCTGCACGCTGAACACCGTGCCCTTGAAGTTCACCCCCATCACCAGGTCGAGGTCCTCGGGTGTCATGTCCTCCAGGCGGTTCGACGGAAAGACACCGGCGTTGGCGCACAGGATGTCCAGCCCGCCGTGACGCTCGACGGCCTCGTCCACCACCCGCCGGCACTCCTGCGGGTTCGCCACGTCGGCGGCCACCCCGGACACGGTTCCCGGTGTGTCCGCCAATTCGGTCACGGCACGGTCGATGTCGGCCTGGTTACGTCCGGTGAGCACGACGTTGATGCCGGCCCGGGCGAAGGTCTCGGCGATGCCCCGCCCGATTCCCTTGCTGCCGCCGGTGACGATCGCCGACCGGCCCTGCAGTGATGCGAACATGTGTGCCTTTCTGATCAGGCCAGTCGTCGGCCGTCGTGGGTGAGATAACGCTCGGCCAGTACGCAACTACCTGCCGCGTAGGTGACCGACATGGCCTGGGATTCCCGGCTGTGGCTGTGCGAGCCCATCCACGCCAGCAGCAGCAGCCGGCGCAGCAGGACGAACGACGGCAGCATGGCCTCGTGCTCGGCGGCCAGCGGCGCGCGGGTGCGGTAGCCGGCGGTCCACGCGTCCTGCCACTCGGGCAGCGCCGGGTCATCCTCCATGAAGGACACCGCGGTGCCGAAGTCATAGAAATACCAGCCGAATCCGCAGTCGTCGAAGTCGATGACGGTGATGGTGTCGTCGTCCACCAGCAGATTGGCCAGCCGCAGGTCGGCGTGCACCAGCCCGAAGGTGTCGGGGCCGGTGCCGTACTCGGACAACCGGCGCCGCAGCAGCTGCTCGGCCCGCTTCAGGACGGCGGCCTCACCCGGGCCCACACCTACCGCGTCGGACCAGCGGCCCCAGCGCGGCCGGTCTCCCAGGCAGTGCTCCCAGTCCCAGGAGAACCGTGCGAAATGGGGCGGGCGGGTCCACGTCCGGGCGTGGTCGTGCAGCGCCGCGGTGATGCGCCCCAACGTGTGGAAGTCGGTCACCGCCAATGTTTCCGGATCCGGCTCGGCGCCGGGCACCATCGCGAAGTGCACCACATGGCGGGCCACGCCCTCATGCTCGACGGTCACCACCCGCTGCCCGTCGCGGGTCGGAAGCACAGTGGGCACGGTGACGTCGCTGCCGGAGTCCAGGGCCGCCAGCCAGTCCAGCTCGGACTCGATCTCTGCAGCCCGGTGGTAGTCCCGCCGGTGCACCCGCAGGATC from Mycolicibacterium tokaiense includes the following:
- the fabG gene encoding 3-oxoacyl-ACP reductase FabG translates to MFASLQGRSAIVTGGSKGIGRGIAETFARAGINVVLTGRNQADIDRAVTELADTPGTVSGVAADVANPQECRRVVDEAVERHGGLDILCANAGVFPSNRLEDMTPEDLDLVMGVNFKGTVFSVQAALPALTASGHGRVIITSSITGPITGYPGWSHYGASKAAQLGFLRTAAMELAPKNITVNAVLPGNIATEGLIDLGEEYMATMAASVPAGRLGSAADIGNAALFFATDEASYVTGQTLVVDGGQILPESAEAIAAM
- the gluQRS gene encoding tRNA glutamyl-Q(34) synthetase GluQRS, whose translation is MTRPAPAGRFAPSPSADLHIGNLRTAVLAWLFARSSGRRFLIRVENLDDRTSPDIAARQIADLAAIGVTWDSPPEYQTAHAARYDGVIAELQGRGLVYECYCSRREIQQAPRAPHAPEGAYPGTCRDLTDAQRRQRRTRPPALRLRSDTYSYTVTDLLYGNYTGVVDDLVLRRGDGVPAYNLAVVVDDAAQGVDQVVRGDDLLSSAPRQAYLGALLGHPQPAYAHVPLVLNAEGKRLAKRDGAVTLAEIGVEPALAKIADSLGMRARRLEGMLAEFDPQRLPREPWVYLPA
- a CDS encoding GntR family transcriptional regulator; this translates as MASRVEELRRQLVADVNAGTPGSKLGSERELAERYSTSRSTLRQVLAALEEAGLVERVIGRAGGIFISHVQVQRSLTDVVGVPAFLASQGYVAGTRVLSTKIAIPDRTTAQALQLQEGEFVVEIQRVRLADGSPISLERAQLPADRFPGLLEQQLGGSIYEVLESQYGLVTSRADERIEAVNATSEEATLLGIKKNSALLLITRTAYDQDGAPCEFSHDLFRGDRTRLAVTVNGRGIGVPAADIASVTLQSSTKAS
- a CDS encoding ABC transporter permease subunit (The N-terminal region of this protein, as described by TIGR01726, is a three transmembrane segment that identifies a subfamily of ABC transporter permease subunits, which specificities that include histidine, arginine, glutamine, glutamate, L-cystine (sic), the opines (in Agrobacterium) octopine and nopaline, etc.), whose protein sequence is MGIPARVSRSLGRSGPSGYVAPVSHHLRRALLAVFVLAVLVTAACGGSSGGESDPIKSAGVLRVGTEGVYAPFSYHDPATGELVGYDVDVAKAVGEKLGVRVEFVETPWDSIFAALEAGRFDIVANEVTINPERQAKYDLSQPYSVGEGVIVTRADDNSIRSLADIAGKTAAENATSNWSEVARQAGANVEAVEGFTQAITLLNQGRVDVVINDSIAVYAYLAETGDTSVKIAGTVGEKSEQGFAARKDSGYLPELNGALDELRADGTLAEISQRYLKADATGAPASTPIRDAGVLRVGTEGTYAPFSYHEPTTGELTGYDVDVARAVGDKLGVPVEFVETPWDSIFAALEANRFDVVANEVTINPERQAKYDLSTPYSIGEGVIVTRADDDSITSLEDLSGKRTAQSITSNWAQVARDSGATVEGVEGFAQAITLLNQGRVDATVNDSIAVYAYLAETGDTSVKIAAETGERSEQGFAARKDSGFLPELNGALDQLRADGTLTEISQRYLKADATGTAPAAQDQGPPPTRSALDLVRDNLWPLAKAAITMTIPLTIISFAIGLVLALAVALARLSSNVVLTNVARLYISIIRGTPLLVQLFIVFYALPEFGVRIDPFPAAVIAFSLNVGGYAAEIIRSAILSIPKGQWEAAETIGLDYVGALRRIILPQAARVAVPPLSNTLISLVKDTSLASTILVTELLRQAQIIAAPTFEFFALYGTAAIYYWVICLVLSFGQSRLEHRLERYVVR
- a CDS encoding phosphotransferase enzyme family protein; translation: MAAAGFIGDDLAVAEQALQNYDLPPTSTLRLLNLSENATYAVEDSETGERSILRVHRRDYHRAAEIESELDWLAALDSGSDVTVPTVLPTRDGQRVVTVEHEGVARHVVHFAMVPGAEPDPETLAVTDFHTLGRITAALHDHARTWTRPPHFARFSWDWEHCLGDRPRWGRWSDAVGVGPGEAAVLKRAEQLLRRRLSEYGTGPDTFGLVHADLRLANLLVDDDTITVIDFDDCGFGWYFYDFGTAVSFMEDDPALPEWQDAWTAGYRTRAPLAAEHEAMLPSFVLLRRLLLLAWMGSHSHSRESQAMSVTYAAGSCVLAERYLTHDGRRLA
- a CDS encoding MBL fold metallo-hydrolase, translating into MRRIRHDLWETQVDSPFPGLTTHAYLWTGGPHGNVLFYCPATDADFNTLDELGGVAHQYLSHQDEAGPALARIQGRFGARLHAPAAEQTTIGTHASVHVALSTRHVDDNGIEVIPTPGHTVGSTCYLVTAADGTRMLFTGDTLFHGADGRWAAGYLPPMSDAATLLQSLTTLAALAPDLVISSAFPSDAAVHAVDAESWSTCIAAAREGLRAVV